From the genome of Candidatus Defluviilinea proxima:
CCAGGCGATCGAGGAAGCCTGCGATATATGCCGAGCGGCCTGTGCCATCTGTCGAGGCAGGGACAGTGACATTGAAGGTCACTGTGACCGTTCTCGGAGTGGCAGTAGCAGTTACAGTGTTCGATGCTGTTGAGTGGTTGAAGCTGGTGTCGATGGCTACGATGTAGTATTCGTAACTTGCATTCTCTACAACAGCCAGATCTGTATAGCTTGTGACCGATGCACCCAATACGGTAGCTAACAACACGCCATCCCGATAGACCTCAAAGCCAGCGAGGTCACCGTCAGTATTCGGGTGTGCGTCCCAAGTGAGGGAGATCGCGGCAGGGCTTGCGCTGGCAACGGTCAACCCAGTAGGCGCGGATGGGGGAGTTGTGTCACTGCTTGCGTTCACGGTCAATTTGCCGGGGTTGGCTGGTGAGTTTCCGGTGGGGATTGGGCCGTTCAAGTCTGCATACAGCCAGTCGCGGCCGTTGGTGGTGGAGTAGCGATAGACGTAATCGAACGTGCCGGTGCTTGTGGGTAGAAGGCTGGCGACAAACTCATCGTTATTGCCAGCGGTTCCATTGAATGTGGTATCCACCCAGATCCAATTGGCATTGTCACTCGGGTTACTACCTTCGGGGCCAAAGCCCAATTGGGCGATCAAGCCGGGCGTGGCGCCGGGTTGATTGGTGATGCCGTCGATCCACACTTGTCCGTAGACGTTTGCCGTGCGGTTGGTGGGGCTGATAGTGTGGGTGAGCGTTGGCGGCCATTGCAAGTTTGCCCAACCGATATTGATGTGAGGCAACGCGGAGACTTCATTGGAGTAGCCGCTTTCGTTTCCAATCGAATCCGAAGCAGTGACTACGTAGTAGTAATTCTTCCCGTTGACTACGCTGGTGTCGGTATAGGATGTGCCCGTGAGATCGGATGCAATAGCAACCCAACCGCCGCCACTGACGGGACTGCGATAGAGGGTGTATTTGCTCGCACCAGCGACTGCGTCCCAGGCGAGGCTTACGGTTTCACTGCCTTCATTCGTGACATGGAGATTGGTCGGCGGGGTCGGGGCTTTGAGGTCGACGAACTTGCTAATGAGCAATACCGCGCTCATCGGGCCGACACTCCCGTTGATACTGCCGTTCGTCACGGTGACCTTGTGCATGCCCGCGTTGCCGACTGTATAGAGCTTGCCTAATTCGATGCCGTTTGGCAGGTAACCAGCCACAGGGATCGTGAAATTCTGTGTACTGTTGTTACGATTGACGATCACGAGCGCGGCTTGTTTGGTGGTTTTGCGGCCATAGGCAATGACCTGTGACGCATCATCAGCCAGCAACATTTTGAAATCGCCGTTGACCAACACGGGCTGGGTCTTGCGGAAGGCGTTCAGTGCCGTGTAATGGAAGAACATCGAATAATCCGGCGAGCCACCTCGATCACCCCACGGATAGGTGCGGCGGTCATCGGGGTCATCATCGCCGGTCATGCCGACTTCATCGCCGTAGAAAACGGTGGGAGCGCCGGGCACGGTGAACTGGATGAACGAAGCAAGCTTTTGGCGGAGCTTCCCTTCGGCAACGCTGGTTGGGTTCAATTCCTTGTTGGCCTTGGTCTCTTCGCCGGGGGTCAACGTCCAGCGCAGGCGTTCGGTGTCGTGGCTATCGAGCAGGTTCATGAGCGAGTAATACGCGGCATCAGGATAATCCTCGCGCATCGATTGCATGCGGGCCGAAAACTCAGACGGGGCAATGATGCGTCCGCTATCGGCAAAGCCTTTTGAGTCGAAGCCTTGCGGCGCAAGCAAACCGATCACTGCATCGCGCAAGCGATAGTTCATAGTGGTATCGGCGCGGTCGCCGCGTACCATACGCAGGAGCGTGCCATCTTTTTGCCAGGTCTCACTGATGATGAAGGCCTGCGGATCGGTGGTCTTTACTTCAGTGCGGAAGCTTTCCCAATAGCCAGCAGGAAAGGATGCATCGCCCATCACATCCATGCGCCAGCCGCTGGAGCCAGCGTTGAGCCAATGGTTGGTGACGCTATCATTGTTGGTGATGAAGTATTGCTGAACCGCGGGTAGGGTCTTGTTGATGACGGGGATCGAATCGAAACCGAACCAGCCGGTGTAGTTGGCTGAGGCGGCACTTCCATCACTGCCCACACAAGTCCCAGTGCCGGGAGTCACATCTTGAAAGTAGAACCAGCTTCGATATGGGGAAAGAGGCGATTCACAGGCTCCAAGAGTGCCGTAGTGGTGGTAACGGTCAAAGAGCGGACTATCCGATGACATGTGATTGAAAACGCCATCTAAAACGATGCGCATGCCACGTTGGTCTGCGTGCTTGACGAGATTCTCCCAATCCTTTTGTGTGCCAAAGTAGGGATCGACCTGATAGTAGTTCTGCGTATCGTACGAGTGATTGGAGCCCGCATCAAAAATGGGATTGAAGTAGAGCGTGTTGACGCCAAGCACTTGCAGGTAATCGAGATATTGATCGACGCCTTTCAGATCGCCGCCGAAGTAATCACGTCCGCGCGGCTGTTCTTTGAGGGGACTATCAGCAGGGGGCGTCGCGTCAAACCTCCAGGGACAGTTGGTCGCAGCATCCGAATAGTTTCGGCAAAAGCCCTCGGGCAATACGTTCCACGGAAGCTTGAGGACCGGGTCATCGTAACGGACATCGTTCGTATGCGGGTTGTTGCTCACGCGTCCGTCGCGGAAGCGATCGGGGAATATCTGATAAATGCTGGCGCTCTTGGCCCAGGCAGGTGCAGTGAAGGCGGGATCATAGAACATGAGCGCATAACTGTTATCCACTACGTTATCGCTGACACTCCCGAGACCGCCATCGAGCGCGGCTGTGTTATCGGCATAGTAATTGGTATCTGTTCCATCGGTGACGATGAAGCGATACCACAAGTTGTTCGGTGAGGCCTGCGTGATAGATGCCTGCCAGAAATCACACGTGGAAGCTTCGAGTCCGCTTTGGTAACAAGAGACATCGGTAGCGGCAGGGTTCATGGGGATGAGTTGCTGGCCACTGGTGTTAAGATCGTAGACGCGCAGTGTGACAGCCGTCACATCGTTGTGGAACGTTCGAAAGCGGATCAGGACGTTCGTCCCGGCAGGAACCGCGCCGCCGGGCGTGCGGTAGAGATTGTCGCGTGAGTCATGGCGCAGGCCGTCCCATTCCACATTGTTATCCAGTTTGGGGCCTGTGCTTGTGACGGTTACGCTGGGGGTATTAGTGGCAGAGTGGAACGAGAAGGTGACGAGGAAACCAGCGCCGGGCACGGTGAACGGAATGTTGTTCCCGCCGCCATCGCCGTAGCTCTCATCCCAGCCTTCATTGATCGCCGCTTTGAATTCGTAATTGCCCGCTGGAATATCGGCCGTGGAGAAGGAATACATGCCATCGCCATCGGGGTCTTGTAACCACGAGTGCAGACAGCTGGGGTCCCAGTCACCGGGGCAACCGATCTCGCTTTGGTAACTGCCCGGGGCTGTGACGATGCGCGAATTCTTGCTATCGGTGGCCCAATGGGATTTGTGATCGTAATAGAACTTGACCGATGTATCTGCGCCAAGGTTGAGCGGGATGTTGGCTCCGCCGGGCGCGGCATTGGCGCCGTAATTCTCATCCCAACTGTTATTGAGCGCAGCTTTGTATTCGTAACTTCCGGCGGGCACTGTCCAGGTGCCTTGCCAGACGTCATCGCTCGCATCATAGGCCAGATGCGAGGTGGCACAAGCGGGGTCCCAATCGCCCGCGCATCCCATCTCCGATTGCAGAGACCCGGCAACCGTGACACTGGCCGGGCTGGGGGTGTGATCTGCAAGAACGGGTAGGGGGGAAACG
Proteins encoded in this window:
- a CDS encoding alpha-amylase, producing the protein MYSTAVHVRRFFSMGVSLLVVLTQVVSPLPVLADHTPSPASVTVAGSLQSEMGCAGDWDPACATSHLAYDASDDVWQGTWTVPAGSYEYKAALNNSWDENYGANAAPGGANIPLNLGADTSVKFYYDHKSHWATDSKNSRIVTAPGSYQSEIGCPGDWDPSCLHSWLQDPDGDGMYSFSTADIPAGNYEFKAAINEGWDESYGDGGGNNIPFTVPGAGFLVTFSFHSATNTPSVTVTSTGPKLDNNVEWDGLRHDSRDNLYRTPGGAVPAGTNVLIRFRTFHNDVTAVTLRVYDLNTSGQQLIPMNPAATDVSCYQSGLEASTCDFWQASITQASPNNLWYRFIVTDGTDTNYYADNTAALDGGLGSVSDNVVDNSYALMFYDPAFTAPAWAKSASIYQIFPDRFRDGRVSNNPHTNDVRYDDPVLKLPWNVLPEGFCRNYSDAATNCPWRFDATPPADSPLKEQPRGRDYFGGDLKGVDQYLDYLQVLGVNTLYFNPIFDAGSNHSYDTQNYYQVDPYFGTQKDWENLVKHADQRGMRIVLDGVFNHMSSDSPLFDRYHHYGTLGACESPLSPYRSWFYFQDVTPGTGTCVGSDGSAASANYTGWFGFDSIPVINKTLPAVQQYFITNNDSVTNHWLNAGSSGWRMDVMGDASFPAGYWESFRTEVKTTDPQAFIISETWQKDGTLLRMVRGDRADTTMNYRLRDAVIGLLAPQGFDSKGFADSGRIIAPSEFSARMQSMREDYPDAAYYSLMNLLDSHDTERLRWTLTPGEETKANKELNPTSVAEGKLRQKLASFIQFTVPGAPTVFYGDEVGMTGDDDPDDRRTYPWGDRGGSPDYSMFFHYTALNAFRKTQPVLVNGDFKMLLADDASQVIAYGRKTTKQAALVIVNRNNSTQNFTIPVAGYLPNGIELGKLYTVGNAGMHKVTVTNGSINGSVGPMSAVLLISKFVDLKAPTPPTNLHVTNEGSETVSLAWDAVAGASKYTLYRSPVSGGGWVAIASDLTGTSYTDTSVVNGKNYYYVVTASDSIGNESGYSNEVSALPHINIGWANLQWPPTLTHTISPTNRTANVYGQVWIDGITNQPGATPGLIAQLGFGPEGSNPSDNANWIWVDTTFNGTAGNNDEFVASLLPTSTGTFDYVYRYSTTNGRDWLYADLNGPIPTGNSPANPGKLTVNASSDTTPPSAPTGLTVASASPAAISLTWDAHPNTDGDLAGFEVYRDGVLLATVLGASVTSYTDLAVVENASYEYYIVAIDTSFNHSTASNTVTATATPRTVTVTFNVTVPASTDGTGRSAYIAGFLDRLDGGLPQWDPSGVVLTHVDATHWTITLTGKESTQIEYKYALGSWDFVEKDGGCGEIANRQLTLTYGATGNQTVNDIVGNWRNVAPCGN